The Streptomyces sp. NBC_00569 genomic sequence TGGCAGCCGGCGACCGCGCACGCCTCCCTCACGGTCGACCTCGGCCGGACGGGGAAGGTCTCTGGGGTGGACGTCACGGGCACGCGCGCGTACGCGGTGACGACGTCGGCCGACGGGGCGTCCTGGCGGGCCTTCGCACCGGGGCGAGCGGCCCGCTACGTCCGTATCACCGAGAAAGGCGAAAGGCCCGAGCCCGTCGAGGAGTTGAGGGTCAGGTAGGGCCTGCCGCCCGACCGGCAGGCCCTGGACCGCCGGGCGCCGCGCGCGGCCCCACACCGCGCAACGGCACCCGGCGGCCGGTCAGTTGGCCTCGGCCGGCACGGCGGCCAGGGAGCGGGACCGCACCACGAGTTGGGCGACCGTCGTCACCACCAGGTTCGGGACGAGCGCAATGAGCCCCGTGTCGACCGTGCCGACGTCCACGCTCCCGAAGGTGAGCCAGATCAGGACGCCGACGCCGGTCAGGATGCCGAGCAGTGCGGGCACGGCTTCCAGACGCACCTTCCTGGCCAGGCCCATGACGATCGCCGGCGCGAGCTGGGTGAGACCTCCGTAGGTGAGCAGCAGCAGGTCGGACAGGAGTCCGGGCCTGGTCAGACCCAGCACGAGGGCGAGCGCGGCGGCCGCGACCACGCAGAGGTGGTTGGTGCGCAGCTGCGTACGTTCGTTGCGCGCGCTCAGCAGGTTGCGCGACAGCAGACTGGAGATGCCCACGACGATGGCCGCCGAGGGGACCATGGCGGCCGAGGCCGCGGCGACCGCGACGACGCCGACGAGCCAGCCGGGCAGGGTCTGGCCCGCGAGGGTGAGGGCGACGGAGTTCGCGGGCGAGCCCGGCTTCACCATGAGGATTCCCGCGAAGCCGACGATGATCGGGATACCGAGCGCTATCTGGTAGAGCGGCAGCCAGACGGCGTTCTTGCGCAGGGCGCGCCCGCTGACGGCGGCGAGGACCGGCGGCCACAGATGGGCCATGGTGCCGAGTCCGCCGCCGATGCCGGAGATGATGACGGCGGTGACGAAGAACGTGGCGTCATAACCCTCCTGATGGAGCGTCAGGAGTTGCGGGTGGCTGTCCCGTACGGTCTCGAAGAGGCCGCCGATGCCGCCCTGCACGGAGACCGCGACACCGATGAGCAGCACCACGAGCCCGGTGATCATCAGGGCGTCCTTGAGGTAGGCGACGCGGGCGATGCCGCGGATCCCGGACCACAGGACGAAGGCGACGGTGAGGACGGTCGCGAGAACCATGCTGAGGTTGCCGCCCGTGCGGCTGCCGGTGGCGAGCTGGACGATCATCCCGAGCCCGGTGATCTGGAGCTGGAGGTACGGCAGCAGGAAGACCGCGCCGACGACGGCGACGACCTTGCCGAGCAGGGGGCTGCGGTAGCGGTCGGCGAAGAAGTCCGCCTGCGTCAGGTAACCGCCCTTGCGGCCGAGTTCACGCATCCGGGGCGCGGTGAAGTACTGGAGGATGAAGTTGATCGCGAGGTAGCACAGGGCGAACGCGGCGGCGACGCCTCCGCCGAAGGCGATACCGGCCAGACCGAGGAAGCTGAAGGTCGTGAAGGCCTCGCCCGCCTGGAGGAACCAGGTGGTGAAGGTGGAGAACTTCCGTTTCCCCACCGTCCATTCGCCGAGTTCCCCGCTGCGCGGTCTGCGCCCGCTCACCCCGACGACGGCGATGGAGACCATGCCGATGAGAGTGATGGTCATGGTGGTGTTCATGCGGCGGCCTCCTCGGCGTCGTCGCGGTCGGCGCGTTCGTTGTCGGCGTGCGCAAAGTGCTCGACGAGGGCGAGCGACGCCGTCGTACCGGCCGTCCACAGCAGGCACCAGGCCAGGACGGAGGGGATGCCGAACCAGAGGTACGGGCCGTTGACGAAGGGCAGGAACGGGGTGCTGAGGAAAGCCAGTACGGGCACGAAGGCCCAGATCACGTGCGGTTTTCTCATCAGGGCTCCATACGGCTGCGGAAGGTACGGCTACGGGAGGGAGGGGCGACGGCGTCCGTGCCCGGTGGCGGCCTCGTAGGCGGCGCCGACCTCGAGCACGGTCCGCTCGGCGCGGGGCGGGCCGACGATCTGGAGCCCGACGGGGAGCCCGGCTCCGGTGAAGCCGGCCGGTACGGAGAGGGCGGGTGCGCCCAGGACGGAGAGGAAGTACGCCGAGCGCATCCAGTCGAGATAGGTGTGCTGCGGCTGCCCTTCGATGACGGTCGGGTACTCCGCCTCCACGTCGAAGGGGGTGACCTGGCTGACGGGCGCGACCAGGACGTCGTAGCGCTCGAAGAATCCGACGGCCGCGAGGTGGATGCGGGCGTGCTCGGCGGTCGCGCGGGCGAGGTCGGCGCCGGTCAGGCGCCGCCCCTCCTCGATGTTCCAGACGAGGCTGTCCTTCAGGGAGGCGCGGTCGCTGTCGAGGAGCGCGCCGAGGCCCTGGTTGAACTCCTGGGCGCGCAGCGTGCGGAAGACGTCCTCCGCGCCGTCCAGGTCCGGGCAGTCCTCGGCGACGACGCAGCCGAGGCCCTCGAAGACCTCGGCCTGCTGCTCGAACACGTCGCGCACGTCACGGTCGACGGCGACCCGCCCGCCGAGGTCGGGCGTGAACGCCACCCGTAGCCCGGTCACGTCCCGCCCGAGCGGTGCGCGGAAGGCGGCGCCCGGCCCCTCCAGGGAGATCGGGACACGCGGGTCGGGCCCGGCCATGACGGACAGCAGCAGCGCGGTGTCGGCGACGGTGCGCCCCATCGGCCCGGCGACGGCGAGGGTCTCCCACAGGTTGCCCGCCGGGTGCGAGGGGACGCGGCCGGGGGTGGGGCGCAGGCCGACGACGTTGCAGAAGGACGCCGGGTTGCGCAGGGAGCCGCCCATGTCACTGCCGTCGGCGAGCGGCTGGAACCCGGCGGCGAGCGCGGCCGCGGCCCCGCCGCTGCTGCCGCCCGCCGACCTCTTCGTGTCGTACGGGTTCCTGGTCGCGCCGAAGACGGGGTTGAACGTGTGCGAACCGGCCGCGAACTCGGGGACGTTGGTCTTGCCGATGCGGATGGCGCCCGCGTCCTGGATGCGCCGCACGAGCAGCTCGTCCTCGTCGGGGACGTGCTCGGCGAAGAGGGGCGAGCCGTGCGTGGTGCGCATGCCGCGGGTGAGGTGGGTGTCCTTGAACGCGATGGGCAGGCCGTGCAGCGGTCCGAGGTCCTCGCCGCGCGCCTGGCGCTCGTCGGCGGCGGCGGCCGCGGCGAGTGCGCCCTCGGGGTCCAGGGTGACGATCGCGTTGACGGCGGGGTTGAGGCGTTCGATGCGGTCGAGGTGGGCCTGGACGATCTCGCGGGCCGACAGCTCACCACGGTGGACGCGCGCCGCGAGGTCGACGGCGTCGAGTACGCAGAGTTCGTCCTGCACGGGAGCGGAATCGACGGCGCCGGTGGCGGCGGAACCGGAGTCGGCGGAACCGGTGGAAACGGGCATGGCAGTCCTAGGGCAGCGGGCAGAGAGGCGCGGCCGGCCAAGGGCGGAGTCGGCGACGCGTGTGCTGCACCACACTGAAGGCGCTGACGTTTTCAGTCAACACCTAAAACTGTATGAACTTTTAAGACGCCAGTCTCATCACTGTGAATATTTCAGTCGCATTACGAAGGTCGGCGGCGGGACGTCGGGAACTCCACCCCGCTGCGCTTGAACGCCTCGACGACCAGATGCGACTGCACGGCCTCCACATGCCGCACCCAGGGCGAGGCGGTCAGGAACTCGTACAGCGCGGCCTTCGACGGCTGCGTCACGTCGACCAGGAGCTGGTGTTCGCCCATGACCACCGCGGCGTACCGCACGAGCGGCGACTCGACGAGCAGCCTGCCCACCTTCTCCACCTCGTCGGGCCGGGTCCTGATCCACAGGAGCGCCTCGACCGGGAGGCCGAGCAGCGCGGGCTCGACGGCGGCCCGGATGCTCACATGCCCCTCGCGGGTCAGCGTCTCGACGCGGCGGCGGGCGGTCGCCACGGAGACGCCGGCGACGGCGGCCAGGTCCTCGTGGGTGCGCCGCCCGTCCTCGGCGAGCGCCCCCAGGATCGCCCGCTCCTCGGGCCCCACCTCCACCTCCGGCAGCCCGATCTCGTCGACGATCCCGGACGGCCCGCCGAGCGCCTCGATCTCCCCGGCGTCGAGGATCCCCGGCGACCACTCGTGCACGGTCCTGAAGTACCGCAGCACCGGCGACACGCTCTGCGAGAAGAGGCCGGGCAGCGCGGGCACCTCGTCGAGCATCAGCGGCCCCAACTGACCCTGCGGGAACTGGAGTTCGGCCACACAGTCGACCGGTCCCGCGAGCGCGTACGAGAAGATGCAGTCCGCTCGCCGGGCGGCCGCCACGGCCACGTCCCGCACCGACCCCGGCCGGCAGGTCATCCGCAGGATCACGGTCTCGCCCCGCACGACGAGCCCCCGCACGGCCACGTCCCCGCTCTCCAGCAACCGCAGCCCCCGCCGCGCCACCTTCCGCTCGGGCTCCCCGATCGCGGCCGCGATGCGCCGCCACGACGCCCGCCCGTCGATCTGCAGGGCGGCAACGATGCGCCGGTCGAGGGGATCCAGGGGCGCGGGGGCGGGCGGGGCGGCCGGTACTGGGTGCGTCACAGGACCGACCCTAACGAGCGGGGCTGGCGGAGCGGGCCGGGACCGGGTCCCGTGAGCGCCGACGGTCTTGAGACGGCAGAGCGGACCATTGGCGGACCGTCCGTCGGAGGAGGCGCGGACGCCGGAGAAGGGCGAGGGGCCGGACAGTGCGTCATGTCATGGTCCGGCCCCTCGCCCGAGGAGCTCCCGGCGGGCCTCGTAGGGCTCAGTCCTCGATCACCGGATTGCACGGCGAGAGGAAGGGATCGAGGCGCTCCTCGACTCCCCCCCTGCGCATGACGCGCACCCGGAACGCGTTGTCGGCGTTCGGGAGGTCGCCTTCGTCGGAGCGGTCGTGGAGCAGCCCCCACGAGCCGGGGAAGCGGCGCGCGATGTACGCCACCAGTTCGTCCAGCTGCTCGGCTTCGTAGCCCTTGTGGTTGGTCTGTCCGGCGGCGGTGACGACGGGCAGACCGTTGAAGACGTCGAGCACGACCTTGCAGCTGGAGGACCACTGGACCGTGCCGATCCGTGCGCGCAGCTCCTCGACGCCCGACCTCAGAGACCGCGCGTCGTCCTCGTACGGGTCCTCGGAGATACCGAACCAACCATGGAACTCGTACATGCCCTCACTCCAGCGGAGTCGTGTCGATCACCGGCTCGACGCCGTACCGGCGCCCGTATTTTCTCCTTCAGCTCACCGATCGCGTCACCTATGCCCTGGGTGAGCCGCTGGACGCGTCTGAGACAGTTCCTCAGTGCGGCCACCCCGACCTGCTACCGCCACCGCACTCGGCGAGCCGTACGAAGTGCCGCGACCTGGTCGCCAGGTCGAGGCCAGGCGGGGGCCTTGATGCGGCTGCGTGGTACGG encodes the following:
- a CDS encoding sodium:solute symporter family transporter → MNTTMTITLIGMVSIAVVGVSGRRPRSGELGEWTVGKRKFSTFTTWFLQAGEAFTTFSFLGLAGIAFGGGVAAAFALCYLAINFILQYFTAPRMRELGRKGGYLTQADFFADRYRSPLLGKVVAVVGAVFLLPYLQLQITGLGMIVQLATGSRTGGNLSMVLATVLTVAFVLWSGIRGIARVAYLKDALMITGLVVLLIGVAVSVQGGIGGLFETVRDSHPQLLTLHQEGYDATFFVTAVIISGIGGGLGTMAHLWPPVLAAVSGRALRKNAVWLPLYQIALGIPIIVGFAGILMVKPGSPANSVALTLAGQTLPGWLVGVVAVAAASAAMVPSAAIVVGISSLLSRNLLSARNERTQLRTNHLCVVAAAALALVLGLTRPGLLSDLLLLTYGGLTQLAPAIVMGLARKVRLEAVPALLGILTGVGVLIWLTFGSVDVGTVDTGLIALVPNLVVTTVAQLVVRSRSLAAVPAEAN
- a CDS encoding amidase; amino-acid sequence: MPVSTGSADSGSAATGAVDSAPVQDELCVLDAVDLAARVHRGELSAREIVQAHLDRIERLNPAVNAIVTLDPEGALAAAAAADERQARGEDLGPLHGLPIAFKDTHLTRGMRTTHGSPLFAEHVPDEDELLVRRIQDAGAIRIGKTNVPEFAAGSHTFNPVFGATRNPYDTKRSAGGSSGGAAAALAAGFQPLADGSDMGGSLRNPASFCNVVGLRPTPGRVPSHPAGNLWETLAVAGPMGRTVADTALLLSVMAGPDPRVPISLEGPGAAFRAPLGRDVTGLRVAFTPDLGGRVAVDRDVRDVFEQQAEVFEGLGCVVAEDCPDLDGAEDVFRTLRAQEFNQGLGALLDSDRASLKDSLVWNIEEGRRLTGADLARATAEHARIHLAAVGFFERYDVLVAPVSQVTPFDVEAEYPTVIEGQPQHTYLDWMRSAYFLSVLGAPALSVPAGFTGAGLPVGLQIVGPPRAERTVLEVGAAYEAATGHGRRRPSLP
- a CDS encoding AsnC family transcriptional regulator — protein: MTHPVPAAPPAPAPLDPLDRRIVAALQIDGRASWRRIAAAIGEPERKVARRGLRLLESGDVAVRGLVVRGETVILRMTCRPGSVRDVAVAAARRADCIFSYALAGPVDCVAELQFPQGQLGPLMLDEVPALPGLFSQSVSPVLRYFRTVHEWSPGILDAGEIEALGGPSGIVDEIGLPEVEVGPEERAILGALAEDGRRTHEDLAAVAGVSVATARRRVETLTREGHVSIRAAVEPALLGLPVEALLWIRTRPDEVEKVGRLLVESPLVRYAAVVMGEHQLLVDVTQPSKAALYEFLTASPWVRHVEAVQSHLVVEAFKRSGVEFPTSRRRPS
- a CDS encoding Imm7 family immunity protein, translated to MYEFHGWFGISEDPYEDDARSLRSGVEELRARIGTVQWSSSCKVVLDVFNGLPVVTAAGQTNHKGYEAEQLDELVAYIARRFPGSWGLLHDRSDEGDLPNADNAFRVRVMRRGGVEERLDPFLSPCNPVIED